The Macaca nemestrina isolate mMacNem1 chromosome 12, mMacNem.hap1, whole genome shotgun sequence genome contains a region encoding:
- the LOC105468725 gene encoding cytochrome c oxidase assembly factor 4 homolog, mitochondrial — protein MSTSAPQGHTWTQRVKKEDEEEDPLDQLISRSGCAASHFAVQECMAQHQDWRQCQPQVQAFKDCMSEQQSRRREELQRRKEQASAHH, from the coding sequence ATGTCAACCTCAGCCCCTCAAGGCCATACCTGGACCCAACGGGTGAagaaggaggatgaggaggaggaccCGCTGGACCAGCTGATCTCCCGCTCTGGCTGTGCTGCCTCCCACTTTGCAGTGCAGGAGTGCATGGCCCAGCACCAGGACTGGCGGCAATGCCAGCCACAGGTGCAGGCGTTCAAGGATTGCATGAGTGAACAGCAGTCGAGGCGGCGAGAGGAGCTGCAGAGGAGGAAAGAACAAGCCAGTGCCCACCACTGA